GTCAGGCCTATTCATCTCAATAAAACGTCAAGCCGAACGAACATATTATACAACATCACACAAATGTAACATGCAGTgaacatgtaaaatacattcaaGGTATAAATGATCTAGCAACTTTTCTGCATGGGAGGCAAATATAACACTTCCGATTAGTGATATATGATTGGTGTTATGTCccttataacaaaatatattaaaatattttagatcaATCAATGAAAATGTTCACGATTTCCAAACAGGGATGAACTATCGATACCTGATAACCtcataattatttacttttggtgtcaTTTCTGGCTAGAGTAATAAGTCAAGCCTTTGTCAAATTGGCGCATTGCCGCATTTTCGCCCCGCCACCTGtagtattttacaattttagcaTTGTCGCTTTTCGCCACGAAAATGCGAAATATTATCTCAggacaattaaatacaataaagcCCCAAAACtttgaaacaaaagttaaaTCGTCGCTGTTTACTTACTCCATATCACAGACGTAGAACATGGGCTCCGTGCACCTGTGGTCCTGCCAGAGGTAGTTGTGGTTCCCGACCAGACAAACACAGTCCTCATCGTGGTCGCCACTTCCGCTGTCAGGCTGACCTGGGATTGGATGGATTGGATGGAAAGGATGGGGTTAATTTGAAACTAGGGAACCATTCAATAACATCATCAAGTCAGCAACTGTTATTGCGTTAaacattatcagcagcagcagcagcagcagcagcagtagccgCAGCAGTAGCAACAGGCGCATCAAAAGCAGCAGGACAGTAGCAGCAACAACACCATGAgaaacagcagcagcagcaacaacaaaatcagAAGCAGAAGTAGCAGCAGTGAACGATACTTAATTAAGGAAAATTACATATGTTAGGTAATGACAAAAGATGTTTTAAGCACATGTCCCATTCCCGCAGGCTCAGATAACACATATCTCCGCTTCTATACCAGATGCGTCTACATTACCTTAAAACCCATGCCACGGCATTTCAAATagcgaaaagaaaaaaaatgatgcatagcatcaagttaGCGCAATAAAATGAGAAGAAAAAAGTGCATGTAGATAAACAAAAAacggttattatttcaatgataatatgttGGGTATACATATgttcgaaggacattatggttgataatattgttacGATAGTTTACGCAcgaaattatagatattctgttgttgttgttgttgttgttgttgttgttgttgttgttgttgttttcaagcagctaatcctccggtacaaactgAATACACACGTATTTTGAAAttaaccttttatttgtaccggcatgttatgtgaattcctggctttatatattgtatatgtttttgtaaaacattttactcTTATGAGTAAAaagaacggggataaaaaatactatacattaagAGGGAATTATCGAAAGTTCATTCGTTcgaatgatattttcaaaacaaaaaattaagcttaatgttattttttcaaaactctCCCTTTTGCTGTCGCCAAGgcagattactgcgtaggaggtttataaacataaaggatattgtaatagtactgTGTAACCTTCAGCTATTTGGGAGGAAGTtggtatcaatcggaacacctcggcctgtatcttgccggagatggccgagttgttatgattgagttggtatttaaaatcaaatatttcaaaatgataagcagggctataATAacttaaggtttcattatcaattaaagtgcttaagttttataaaacatactaaacttcacattttatcatgcaacgtggaaaatattgaaagcattgttctgcaatttatgaactagtcccttagTTGGAATacttctaaagtaatatcaaatatagaaaCTAATAAATGACGAGGTCAAACTCGCCCTTAAATGTGACGGGGATACGGGTTGTGTGCGTGTTCGAAAGGAATCCGTTTAATGGAGCAACTAAGCCACCAAGTCATGCATCACCCGCATTGTGTTGTATTTGTTCGTCAGTAACCAGCAGGAGTTTTAAATGGACGGCGACAACGTATGGCGATAGCGTGTCCGACAGGCGTACGACGATGTCTAATTAGATTATCAGCTTAGTTCATTCGGAACCACTCGGACATTTACCATCGAAAACAGCCTCGGatatatgccggtacatcagtagaagatgttcgtttacatttaaattatagtattaattatttgtacatagtgttttaacgtgtattttttattatatctaagtttgaattgattgccagtgaagtgtatgattgaattgttaaaaaagatTCCAAAGAGTAAAGTCTTGAAGTCTATCCGCTTAATTCAAATTACTACGAGAACTACTTCCTGCGTagttaaaatgtaaagatttccGACATTGAAAACCCTTGCCAGCGTTCATTGGTTGATGTACAATCATACATACGTCCATCATACATGCGAGGTTGTTTGGATGGCCAGCGAGGTTCGACTGTTTATGTTTTAGAGTGTTTAAAGTTCCTAAAAGCTGGTTCCGTCACTGCGCGAGTTATAACGGCTAGTTTTCAACTTCACGCGATACACGACAACATATATCCTGTGTTGGCCTCGACATGAAgcaacattttaaatcattgtaaCCCGTTTCAACTGTCGTGACGATGGCCTCACTCCATTTCATAAGTTATATAAGGACTTGACCATAAACCAGATGCTGTTAGTGCATACCTCTGTTCCCAAGCGTTCTTCAATTCCATACCTGGGTACCAGTTTGTGTACTCGACGATCGGGTCGCCCGTGCCGTACCATTGCCACGCCCCTTCAACCGGATCTTCCCCGCCAATCCAAACGGAAGTCAGCTTATCACTCGATTGACCTGAATGGAATGTTAACTGATACAATTTTAACTTTAGGTCATATCGATGAAGGTCTGTCTTGCAGTTGTATGAGCATTTCGAAACAgttacagtcgaaacccgttagctcgaactcgcttggttcGATTTCCTCTTTGGTTGGAACTAGATGTATAAAACCGAATTGTTTCTACTGAATGTAATAAATCCATTCTCGTTCACCAAAGTGAGGATGCTATGCGTAAAACATTAGCGTTagatatatcattattaaaccTCTGGTAAATGATCAATTTCCGATTGACTCGTATttctcgaggctcgaggtatttccACTGGTCCTTTGGAGCTCAAGCCGGCAAAGGGTTTCGACTGTAACTCCTTCTGTTTATTATTGTAGAACAACATAGCAATTGTGTTCTTGATGCAAAGATAATTTCGTGGCTATTTGCGAGCAATAATCATATTTACAAGAACTATTTCCATAGTGATGTTGATTCAAAAAGAACAGAAGAATAAACACAATTGAGTATGCTCGATTTACAAAAATCACATTGTACACGCCTAAAGTTCTCgacggtttgatttaaataaagaaacataaactTCGCAACGTTTTTGCAGGAAAACCTTTCTATATCTGCAGAAATCGCGAGAAATAAGTGGTTATGACATTGTGAataactactttcacttttgacaggacgttggTATGGTTACGGGTACCTGTAAAGTTTCcgccattcggagctcctcggccattttaaaaaaaaacctcggatgtatgccggtacaatAGTTGAAGTAGttcttatatttttgaataatatcattaatttaatgtagtgtttaagagttgtattatTGATCTCAggttaaattgattgccagtgaaatgttacattgcaaacataattaatattcccaagagttaagtcataaactTTAACTGCTCAaaaagattactacgcgatcttttTGCAGCGGTCTTAtccgtaccactttttgagtatgtaaaccgtccaaatacatccgaggttgtttccgataaaatggccgaggactTCCGAATGAGTTTCCCTGCGTATTTTCAACTGGTTTACGTGGTATTGAAGTAAAAAGACAGATAATGAATGTCAATTGGTACACCTGTTGGTTCTGTAATATGGattatagaacactaattttaatttcttttttacattggAGAAACGTTCGGCGAGATAAAAActactattttttattatttgggTTAAACTCTGGCCTTACAAAGTACAGTAACTACGCCGAATTACCTGTATCTACAAGAGGTTTTAGCTTGGAGACAATGTAAAGGTCTTCTTCTGCAGAATCGATGTAAACCAAATGCGCGCGCACGTCCTCATAGCGACATGCTGTCTGAAATTAAATTGCCGATGGCCATTCCTCTGATTAAAATGTAGCCACTATAATGTGCGTTAAAggacttttttaacatttatatattcattttgttcactCAACGCCACAAGTCGATAGATTCATACCAATGTTAAATATAACCTTCAGCTGTAACTCCACAATGtttaacactgcattgttaaaaaaaacaaaaaaaacacataaattattttaaccaaTACCTTTCTCTCATTACAcgtaaagggactgtacaccagtaTGGCAACGAAAAAAAgttaattggaaaaatacgaaaaaactgtaaaaaaaataaataattgcggTACTtcagttattaagtttcaatgcattgtacacatcgataccaagctTATGtaagttttcgacaattttcttttgttttcgctatttcatcattcGGTGTACAGCTCCTTTAAGTGTTACATGAAACACTAATTCAGATCGACTTCAGTCAACAAAACATCGCCATTTTTAATTATCTAGCAGGTGCTCACGTGGaaaaatatattgcgatcttacacttcATCAAATAATAACCTTTTATAAAGCCGGTAAAAAAGGGCATGCCAAAATGTTCTTGGAGGAGACCTCAACCAAACCTCTGCCAAcactttatgcaccagtcaattgtacccccatCCCCCGGTCCAaggtaaaccggggatagctggggaaatgagccatttttttatCTTCGAGGTTGCTCCACaatgccgggtgaatgcggtgattTTTTCCTCGCGCCAAAGATAGCGTGGGATGGGTCTTACCTAGGGTGCCCTGTGGTGCGGGGCATTTAGTGCGGATTTAACAAACATTTCGTCGGTAATTTACCCGGGTTTGGCTGAACCGAAGGTCAAAGTCCTCGGATTTCTCCGGACCaggagggggcgtggttacaattgactggtgcattaaatcAAGACAacaggttacgcccctaagttataCCTTTAACGTAAAATTTTAGACCGCCCCAGCAAGCTATGAAAATGAGTAGCAAATTcgaataattttattataagtaGCAACTATTTTAAGCTGCAGTCTCACATATCAACCGTTCagcatcaattttattttttgttttgaaaggtGCCAATTtttgcatggaaaccagtgataaaaaagttccgacaaaaaatcagatagcagaatttgatattaaagttcaaaaatgagagtatatgtgcatttttctttaaccgtaagtaacgcttttacgcctgaaacatttttctgacagaaatatgaaaatctgagatctgCTCTTTTGCCAGCAGTCATATATCTCTGCTTGtttgatatttacgcaaaaattggctcatccTCATctcaagacaaaaattaaaaaaagttgtcaaaacagtaattctgtgagagtgcagctttcaggTAGTATGAAGATCTCGTGTAGTATACTTACCGCGGCGTCAGTCCATGTTTTACGGTTGCTGGTGTTGAACTGGTAGCAGTGTCCGTAGTCAGATTGCCAGCCCTGGGGACACGCCGAGTAgcctgacaaaaaaataacaccAGCAGGCGCTTACTTCTCGAAATATCTGAAGCTTTTCAGGATTAAAGGCATAGTTTAATTATTCTATAAGTGACCCGCAACcacccaccccccccccccccaaaaaaaaaaaaaaaaaaaaaaaaaaaaaaaaacgtgttttgtacacaacctctatGTATTGATCTTGATCTAATTGCtaaattgtcttatcagatctccaatctgaatATCCCGCTGTGCAGTTTttgaggttttattatagaattgGACCcaaaatggccctgagccaataaatatataaacaggaaattggcccctactgtgacatcagtgcaattagcaagagatgcacagcaggggattttcatgtcaaacattcattaaactaggtctttaagagcttattttaattaactaaaataatactttaatttgatttagataattgaaaaatgtttattgtgattctcattattattattcctatttaatgtctaaataatctaaaaatatatatatcacaaattAAAGTTTGCGCAatgaatcaatttaaaaaataatatttgcaagACGACGACGCAACCGACGGCGACGAGGAGAAACATGCCGACTTGACTATTTACATGTGCACATAcgataaaacatttattgtaaatttatttaccAAAGCCTGTTAGCGACAACAAGACTAAAACTCCaaacattgtgttttttaaaacatccaAAACTAAAACAGCTGTGTTAACTATCACTGACCATACCTATATTTGACCTGATATATATTCCAAACTTCTAAACGTCTTATCAGTAGTTCGTGAGCCATATTTTGTGTCATAAAAGCTGTCATTATTCTTGATTATTATGTTAAAGTTATCGTTCTCCCAAATAATCTGGTCAGTAGGCTTGGGCGCAGCCCGATACAGACTCATCGTTTacaagatttaaaataaatacctaCTTTTTTCATTGTTCGGACAAAAATGCCCCACAAATGCCTCTGTAGTAGCATTAAGTGCGCATGCGCGAGCTACATAAAATATCACTTGATACAACAAATAAGTAGTTTAATAGGAATTTGGCGGTTGTTTTATTACTACATGGTCAGAGCTCTTCTAAATTAGTATGTGTGAAGCTGTCCGGCGATCTGATTGGTGGAGGCGTGAGTCTGAACACTTATGGTAGATGGTGCGCAAAGGTCCGTTCATTATCTTGGATAGATGCGTGAGTCATGTGATCTTTTGTTCATCAGAATACATCCT
This genomic stretch from Mya arenaria isolate MELC-2E11 chromosome 10, ASM2691426v1 harbors:
- the LOC128204855 gene encoding perlucin-like, with the translated sequence MFGVLVLLSLTGFGYSACPQGWQSDYGHCYQFNTSNRKTWTDAATACRYEDVRAHLVYIDSAEEDLYIVSKLKPLVDTGQSSDKLTSVWIGGEDPVEGAWQWYGTGDPIVEYTNWYPGQPDSGSGDHDEDCVCLVGNHNYLWQDHRCTEPMFYVCDME